The Paenibacillus amylolyticus genome contains the following window.
AGAGCGTGGTTGACGGTGTAAGGTACCATCATATATACTGGTCCTATATTTCATAGAGTAGAGTAACGGGGTACCTTGCGTTGCAGCCGGAGGGATTGTCTGTGAGTGTCGACCTCAAAGATATCATGTTGTCCAAGTATGATTACCAAAGTGACGAAGACATTGTAGAAGCTTTCCGAGAAGGCGAAAGCGAAGCGTTAGAGTTTTTGATTAACAAATATCGTAACTTTGTACGCGCCAAGGCAAGATCTTATTTTCTGATTGGGGCAGACCGGGAAGATATCATTCAAGAAGGAATGATTGGCCTTTATAAATCCATCCGTGATTTCAAAGGGGACAAGTTGGCTTCGTTCAAGGCTTTCGCTGAACTGTGCATTACAAGACAGATCATCACGGCAATTAAGACGGCCACACGTCAGAAACATATTCCGCTTAATTCTTATGTATCTCTGGACAAGCCTATTTATGACGAAGAGTCTGATCGTACGTTACTCGATGTGATTTGTGGAACCCAGGTCAGTGATCCGGAAGAGTTGATTATCAATCAGGAAGAGTTTGTCGGCCTGGAAGATAAAATGTCCGAGATTCTAAGTGATCTGGAACGTAAAGTATTGATGTTGTATCTGGACGGGAGATCTTATCAAGAGATTGCAGTTGATTTGGACAGACATGTGAAGTCCATTGATAACGCACTTCAACGCGTCAAGCGCAAACTTGAAAAGTACCTGGAAGTTCGAGATAATTAAACACATGTTGTCGTTGACGGAAAAGGCTCGGTGTTTGAGTCTTTTTTAGTGTCTCAAGTTTATAAAATCTAAGAATGTTTATACTAGTAATCGCTCGTTCCATGCAGGAGAAGAGAAAAACAGAGATGCGAAACGGATGTACGATGTACGGAAGTAATACCCAATGAATGAAAGGCTATTCTTTCATTGACATGGTTATACCCTTGTGATAAAGTGTTTTAGGTAGGCCTAAATTTATGGCTTTTTTTCAGGATCAATTTAGAGACTCTGCTTGAATGTGGAAGTCTTCGGGAGGTGTACATCATGCGGGTAATTATTACTTTGGCTTGTACTAACTGCAAACAAAGAAATTACACTACGACAAAAAACAAGCGTAATCACCCCGACCGCATGGAGATGAAGAAATTTTGCAAGTTTTGTAACGAGCAGACTTCTCATCGCGAAACCAGATAGTTTTTTGGAGGTGTCGGCGTGAAACGAAGTTTCAAATCTCTGATTTCCTTTTTCTCAGAAAGCTGGGCTGAACTTAAAAAAGTTCGCTGGCCTAATCGTAAAGAGCTGACCAACTACACATTGATCGTACTTGGTACTGTTGTGGTTATGACGCTGTTTTTTTGGGTCATTGACATTGGCATCTCCTTTGTGATCGAAGCGATTATTTAAGAAGGGTTCCGGTGGCTTGATATGGAAAAAGATGGTACGTCGTTCATACCTATTCAGGGTATGAAAACAAGGTCAAGGCCAATTTGGAAAAACGCGTCGAGTCTATGGGCATGGAAGACAAGATATTCCGCGTTCTTGTTCCTATGGAAGAAGAAGTGGTAAACAAGGACGGTAAGAAAAAAACCGTTATGCGTAAAGTTTACCCCGGTTATGTCTTGGTGGAAATGGTACAGACGGATGACTCTTGGTATGTTGTTCGCAACACGCCAGGTGTTACAGGATTTGTCGGTTCGACAGGTTCTGGGTCCAAACCAACTGCTTTGTTGCCTGAAGAAGTGGAACAAATTCTGAAGCACATGGGTATGGTTGAACCTAAGCCGAAAATTGAGTTCGATATTAAGGAATCCGTACGAATTAAAGTCGGTCCTTTTGCGAATTTCGTGGGCTCCGTGGAAGAAATTTTGGTAGACAAAAGCAAGTTGAAAGTGCACGTGAACATGTTTGGACGGGAAACACCGCTTGAGTTGGAATACACACAAGTGGAGAAGATATAGTCTCTTCAAGTTTCTTGTGGGAGGGCTGTAAGGCCCGTTAACCACTATTTTGCAAGGAGGTGTCAATCATGGCGAAAAAAGTTATTAAAATGGTAAAACTGCAGATTCCAGCAGGTAAAGCAAACCCAGCACCACCAGTAGGTCCAGCTTTGGGTCAAGCAGGTGTCAACATCATGGCATTCTGTAAAGAATTCAACGCTCGTACAGCTGATCAAGCAGGATTGATTATTCCAGTTGAAATTTCTGTATTCGAGGACCGTTCCTTTACTTTCATCACTAAAACTCCACCAGCAGCAGTTCTGTTGAAAGTGGCAGCTAAAGTTGAAAAAGGATCCGGCGAACCGAACAAGAAAAAAGTTGCTACTGTTAAACGTGATGCGGTTCGTCAAATCGCAGAAACAAAAATGCCTGACCTGAATGCAGCAGACGTTGAGTCCGCTATGCGTATGGTCGAAGGTACTGCCCGCAGCATGGGTATCACCATCGAAGACTAATTTTCTTAGAAACATGGCTTCGTAAAACCGGTCGATTCGCGACCGGTTGATGTGGGAGGTATATCCGCTAACACCACAAAGGAGGAATAAAACATGGCTAAACACGGTAAAAAATACCTGGAAGCTGCTAAGCTGATTGACAGCGAAGCAACTTACGAGCCTTCAGAAGCTGTAGAGCTTGTGAAAAGGCAGCCACTGCAAAATTCGATGAAACAATCGAAGCAGCAGTTCGTTTGGGCGTAGACCCTCGTAAGCAAGACCAGGCTGTACGTGGTGTTGTTGTCTTGCCACACGGCACAGGTAAAACACAACGCGTATTGGTATTTGCAAAAGGTGACAAAGCGAAAGAAGCGGAAGCGGCTGGCGCGGACTATGTTGGTGATGCAGACATGATCAACAAAATCCAACAAGGCTGGTTCGAATTCGACGTCTGCGTAGCGACACCAGATATGATGAGTGAAGTAGGTAAATTGGGCCGACTGCTCGGCGGTAAAGGTCTGATGCCTAACCCTAAAGCCGGAACGGTAACTTTCGATGTAACTAAGGCTGTTCAAGAAATTAAAGCCGGTAAAATCGAATATCGTCTGGATCGTGCAGGTCAAATTCATGCACCGATTGGTAAAGCTTCTTTCTCTTCTGAGCAACTTAATGAGAACTTCAAAGCTCTCATCGACGCTCTGAATCGTGCTAAACCAGCGGCAGCAAAAGGTGTTTATCTGAAGAATGTAAGTATTTCTTCTACGATGGGCCCTGGCGCACGCGTGAACGCAGCAGCTTTTAGATAATATCTCTTGACAGGCTTGTCCTGTTTTTGATAAGATATAAAAGTTGTGAGTCCGAGTGACTGACCGTTGACATTTGAATATGCTTGCCGTAGACAGTAGGTGCCATTGGCTTAATTTCCTACCGAGGTGTGATTATACAACTTGAACGATGCAAATCGGATGCGAGTATATATCAAGCCTTCGTGATTCTACGGAGGCTTTTCTTAATGGGATAAATTTGATCAGGAGGTGTACAGATTGGCAAACGCAAAAGTGATTCAAGCAAAACAAGAGTCCGTTGATGCAGTAACAGCAAAATTGCGCGAGAGCGTGACAACAGTTGTTGTTGACTATCGTGGATTGAACGTTGCCCAAGTAACTGAGCTGCGTAAGCAACTTCGTGAAGCAGGGATCGAATTCCAAGTGCTGAAAAACTCGTTGCTTCGCCGTGCAGCTGCAGCAGCAGAACTGACAGAACTCGATAGTGTTCTTACAGGTCCTACTGCAATTGCATTCAGCGCAGATGACGTTGTGGCTCCAGCTAAAATTCTGAACGACTTCGCGAAAAAGAACGATGCATTGGAATTGAAAGGTGCTATCGTAGAAGGTCGCGTAATCGGAGTACAAGAAGTTAAGGCGTTGGCAGAACTGCCATCCCGCGATGGACTCCTTTCCATGCTCCTCAGCGTGCTTCAAGCGCCAGTGCGCAACTTCGCGCTTGCGGTTAAAGCAGTTGCAGAAAAAGAAGAACAAGGCGCGTAAGCAACTTGATCTGAAACGCTGCTTAGGCGGCAATTGAATTAAAAAAAATAATATTATATATGGAGGTTCACTCATGAGTAAAGAGCAAATCTTGGAAGCAATCAAAGGCATGACTGTATTGGAACTGAACGATCTTGTTAAAGCAATCGAAGAAGAATTCGGCGTAACTGCTGCAGCTCCAGTAG
Protein-coding sequences here:
- the sigH gene encoding RNA polymerase sporulation sigma factor SigH, which encodes MSVDLKDIMLSKYDYQSDEDIVEAFREGESEALEFLINKYRNFVRAKARSYFLIGADREDIIQEGMIGLYKSIRDFKGDKLASFKAFAELCITRQIITAIKTATRQKHIPLNSYVSLDKPIYDEESDRTLLDVICGTQVSDPEELIINQEEFVGLEDKMSEILSDLERKVLMLYLDGRSYQEIAVDLDRHVKSIDNALQRVKRKLEKYLEVRDN
- the rpmG gene encoding 50S ribosomal protein L33; this encodes MRVIITLACTNCKQRNYTTTKNKRNHPDRMEMKKFCKFCNEQTSHRETR
- the secE gene encoding preprotein translocase subunit SecE, translated to MKRSFKSLISFFSESWAELKKVRWPNRKELTNYTLIVLGTVVVMTLFFWVIDIGISFVIEAII
- the rplK gene encoding 50S ribosomal protein L11, translating into MAKKVIKMVKLQIPAGKANPAPPVGPALGQAGVNIMAFCKEFNARTADQAGLIIPVEISVFEDRSFTFITKTPPAAVLLKVAAKVEKGSGEPNKKKVATVKRDAVRQIAETKMPDLNAADVESAMRMVEGTARSMGITIED
- the rplJ gene encoding 50S ribosomal protein L10, with the translated sequence MANAKVIQAKQESVDAVTAKLRESVTTVVVDYRGLNVAQVTELRKQLREAGIEFQVLKNSLLRRAAAAAELTELDSVLTGPTAIAFSADDVVAPAKILNDFAKKNDALELKGAIVEGRVIGVQEVKALAELPSRDGLLSMLLSVLQAPVRNFALAVKAVAEKEEQGA